A genomic stretch from Eriocheir sinensis breed Jianghai 21 chromosome 31, ASM2467909v1, whole genome shotgun sequence includes:
- the LOC127005968 gene encoding trypsin-1-like isoform X5 — protein sequence MKTLVLCLLLAGALAAPSRKPAFRRGLNKIVGGQDASPGQFPYQLSFQDISFSSPFHFCGASIYNENWGVCAGHCVQGEDFNNPDYLQVVAGERDLDVDEGNEQAIVLSKIIQHEDYNGFTISNDISLLQLSSPLTFNSFVGSVGLQSVKEYIGDCVVSGWGTTSEGGSTPSVLQYVDVPAVSDADCRAAYGENDIDDSMICAGLPQGGVDACQGDSGGPMVCGGLLTGIVSWGYGCARPDYPGVYAEVAYFKDWVEANVS from the exons ATGAAGACCCTCGTCCTGTGCCTGCTCCTTGCCGGGGCCCTCG CCGCCCCCTCCCGTAAGCCCGCCTTCCGTCGGGGTCTCAACAAGATCGTCGGGGGACAGGATGCCTCGCCAGGCCAGTTTCCCTACCAGCTAAGCTTCCAagacatttccttctcttctcccttccacttctgCGGCGCTTCCATCTACAACGAGAACTGGGGCGTGTGTGCCGGTCATTGCGTCCAGGGAGAGGACTTCAACAACCCTGACTACCTTCAG GTTGTTGCTGGCGAGCGAGATTTGGACGTTGATGAGGGTAACGAGCAGGCGATTGTTCTGTCCAAGATCATCCAGCACGAAGATTACAACGGGTTCACCATCAGTAACGACATTTCCCTTCTCCAACTGTCCTCCCCTCTGACCTTCAACAGCTTTGTTGGATCTGTCGGTCTGCAGAGTGTAAAGGAGTACATTGGAGACTGCGTTGTGTCCGGCTGGGGTACAACCTCGGAGGGAGGCAGCACTCCCTCTGTCCTTCAGTATGTCGATGTCCCCGCTGTCAGTGACGCTGACTGTCGCGCCGCTTACGGAGAAAACGACATCGATGACTCCATGATCTGCGCTGGACTACCCCAGGGAGGAGTGGACGCCTGCCAGGGTGACTCTGGTGGACCTATGGTGTGTGGCGGCCTCCTGACCGGCATCGTGTCCTGGGGCTATGGTTGTGCCCGCCCTGACTACCCCGGCGTGTACGCTGAGGTGGCCTACTTCAAGGACTGGGTCGAAGCTAATGTTTCGT
- the LOC127005968 gene encoding trypsin-1-like isoform X1: protein MSPEPAMKTLVLCLLLAGALAAPSRKPAFRRGLNKIVGGQDASPGQFPYQLSFQDISFSSPFHFCGASIYNENWGVCAGHCVQGEDFNNPDYLQVVAGERDLDVDEGNEQAIVLSKIIQHEDYNGFTISNDISLLQLSSPLTFNSFVGSVGLQSVKEYIGDCVVSGWGTTSEGGSTPSVLQYVDVPAVSDADCRAAYGENDIDDSMICAGLPQGGVDACQGDSGGPMVCGGLLTGIVSWGYGCARPDYPGVYAEVAYFKDWVEANVS from the exons CCGCCCCCTCCCGTAAGCCCGCCTTCCGTCGGGGTCTCAACAAGATCGTCGGGGGACAGGATGCCTCGCCAGGCCAGTTTCCCTACCAGCTAAGCTTCCAagacatttccttctcttctcccttccacttctgCGGCGCTTCCATCTACAACGAGAACTGGGGCGTGTGTGCCGGTCATTGCGTCCAGGGAGAGGACTTCAACAACCCTGACTACCTTCAG GTTGTTGCTGGCGAGCGAGATTTGGACGTTGATGAGGGTAACGAGCAGGCGATTGTTCTGTCCAAGATCATCCAGCACGAAGATTACAACGGGTTCACCATCAGTAACGACATTTCCCTTCTCCAACTGTCCTCCCCTCTGACCTTCAACAGCTTTGTTGGATCTGTCGGTCTGCAGAGTGTAAAGGAGTACATTGGAGACTGCGTTGTGTCCGGCTGGGGTACAACCTCGGAGGGAGGCAGCACTCCCTCTGTCCTTCAGTATGTCGATGTCCCCGCTGTCAGTGACGCTGACTGTCGCGCCGCTTACGGAGAAAACGACATCGATGACTCCATGATCTGCGCTGGACTACCCCAGGGAGGAGTGGACGCCTGCCAGGGTGACTCTGGTGGACCTATGGTGTGTGGCGGCCTCCTGACCGGCATCGTGTCCTGGGGCTATGGTTGTGCCCGCCCTGACTACCCCGGCGTGTACGCTGAGGTGGCCTACTTCAAGGACTGGGTCGAAGCTAATGTTTCGT